Part of the Anopheles coluzzii chromosome 3, AcolN3, whole genome shotgun sequence genome is shown below.
TGTTTTGAAAGTGTGAAGAGTGTCCCCGAAGTGAATAGGAACACACATCACAAACTTCAACGGAAGTGTTTAGAAGTGTTATATACTTTAAACATTGTCTCAAAGttgtgaaaaagtaaaaaaacttCTAACATCCTGGAACAAAGGAGTTTAAAGCCTTGGGCTCACTAATCTCTGAAGCTCACATCAATACCGATAGCCAGTCGTTGAAGATGTTATTCCGGATGGGAATAAGTCTGTTTCGAACCGTGTACTAGTCGGTGGGACTATCTGCTTGTCGTCCAGCCTGGTACAACAAATCTACAATTTTCGGCTCAAATAGAAATTTGCACATGAAATGTTGAACTACTTTCTCATTGTTCTCATTAACGTACAGTCTCATTCGTACTCTAAGCCTCTCAAAGTCttggaaattttaaaatatatattttgataTCAAAATAAAGTTTGAGTTTAATCAAActttttaaccattttttatatttcaaagTAATGCATTAGCACAAAACTTTTCAACATTATAGCAATTATATTCTGTTGAAGTTTTATATAACTATAAATTATAGTATTATataattatatatttattatagagcggcggaacaaaaattccaTTTCTCTTTTAATTAAAAGACACGTTTCGTATCGTGCGCTTGCGATCGACTCATTTCACGATTTGCACTCTCGGTTACTAGCCAATAAAATATAATAGCCCATTTATTGAGGTCACTAATGACAGTAAGCTCCCAGAAGGAGGTTGCTGTGTATCGGGAGGCTGAGCCGATTCCTGCCAACATAATCCACCCGTGCAAATTAGCTGCAATTGAAGCGAGCCACCATCGCCAGGAGTAATCCATCTTTGCTCCGATCCGATTGTCCTGGCGGGCGATTTGCATTAGTCAAGCACCCTATTTTTGTAGCTATTAATCGTTCAATTACTGCCAACTGCACTCATCTTGCGCTCGGCTCGTAAACCATGCGctggatcgatcgatcgttcgaTCGTACGATTGCCGTACGCAAAGAAAAGTGGCAAACAACCGCTCCTAACGATACTGGCGAGCGACCGACCCCTAGTAGCTGGGACTGAATTTGCATTGCGTACTGGTCTACAACTCCCCCGATGACGATTGACATTCGCGGATGCGGTAAACGGCGATACCTCTAAATCAGTGCCACCATTATCTGACACATCAAATCTGCCAATTTATTGTGTATGGAAATTGCGCAAAGAAGCTCCGCCATGGTAGATGCGGGTCTGAAGGATGGGTatagtgtgtgtgggtgtgtggcaTGTGTAGCTTTAGAACCGATCCGATGCATTGCAACAATGAAATGATCGCATTCCCGGAGGGTGCCATAAAGCTTACCATCGATCAAATCACGGTTCCACTAATCAGCGTACCGCTGGCGTGTTTCTCCACAGGTCGTACTGCTCGTTGCCGCACTGGTTGCCGCTACCTCGGCCCAGATTCGTCCGCTGCCCATCCCGCTGCGGAATCCGGGTGTGTACGGTGGTCCCGAGGCGAGCGCTGTTATCCTGAACCAGGTGTACGAACCGAACCCGGACGGCTCGTACGTCTACAGCTACGAGACGAGCAACGGCATCCGGGCCGATCAGCGCGGCTTCCTGAAGAACCCGGGCACGCCCGGCGAGGCACAGGTGATGCAGGGCTCGTACTCCTACACCGGACCGGACGGTGTCGTCTACACCATCAACTACATTGCCGACGAGAACGGATACCGTGCCGAGGGTGCGCACATCCCATCCGCCCCACGGTACAACCCGCGCTATCCCGGCCAGTACCAATAGACGCTCCCAGTAAGGACCCAGTTGAGGGGACCGGAGGGTGACAAAGCGCGCAAGATCTGCGGGGTCTGTGATATTTATTAGCTAAAAGATCGAGCTGCTAAAGATCACTCGTACCCTTCGGTTAAAACGCCGTAATGATATGATTGCCCATCCTGTCGCCCAACCTACGAGGACCTGCGTCCTCCCATCTACCCATTTCCATACTGATCGGTCACCCTTCCACCTCACCCGAGCTCCATCCAATAGCCATTAGCCAGCCagacccagcagcagcagcagcaacccgtGATTTGTAGTACAATGCTTCTGCTCCGCACGGCTACCACCTTTAAGTCCAACCATGACACTTCGACACCGCGGTAAAGCATCCGCCGTGCCGTGTGCGGATAGTACACGGTGCGACATCGAAGACATTTAGCCCTGCGTGGACGGACGGACCATGATCGCCTAATGATGGTCGGTTCGGACTGTACAAGCACTTTTGTAAAATAACTTTATGCCCATCCCGCTTGACCAGCCGCCTCTGGCTGGGCCAGTATACTCTCTTGTTTATGTATCCATTCGTTTGCTCACGTTGCAGTTGAATATTGTATTACGTACCGATTTTAATAAATCACGCAACAGCCTTCACAAAACAGGCCACACCGAAACCCACCTGACCTCTGTTCTGTTTGGCAAGATGACTAACGAAGAAAGAACTCTTTGCGTCAAAGGTTTAATGAATGTAAGTATTAGATAGTGTGGTTTCTTCTGAATGACTCATTTTGCTAGGGTATTtaccaagcccacaagtgggtacaggcaggccttgaccgacatcggttgttgagccaaagaaaagaaaaaaaaaaaaagatttaccTAGCATTCattattgtttaaaacatCTTCAATTTTGTTGACCATCACGAGCATACAGTTGTTGAGAAAATCTTTCCAGGTAGCATATGGATCAATCATCTGATCTGGATCATGCCGCAAACTTGATGATATTAtagaccaggggtctccaaacttttcccTTCGTGGGTCGCATTGCTGTTGAGAGCCATTTTGGCGTTACCGGAAGCTAACGCGTGATCGTTAAATTTTGTAAGAAAATTCTAATTTactgtattattttttatacaaacCTATATTATTTAACCTAggtttttgtatttaaaacgcaaaatttaaaatattcaacatttgccgtagtttggagaatCCTGTAATAGACTATTTGTAATAAGTATTGGAATATACTTAAAACAAATTCTTGACGTCTCTTCCGTTGTTGCTACTTTCTGTCGAATCACTCACAAGTAAACGGTCTATTCTGGCAGACAGATTAAAACCATTATTCATCAGCCCTACATATTCCACATACACTTTAACAAATACTTTAGAGAGGCCAGTGGTACCATGTACTGTGGTAAAGGTGAGATAAAACTGAACTGACTGAAGGAACCCTGCTAGTTGACTTACTATATTGCAATACCAACCAGGCCATCATACAGCTCTTGCTAATTTGATCCGCTTCCATGACTCACTCATTTCTATCAGTCTCCAAACAACTGTTTTACGTGTTTCGTTACGCTGTGGTGAATATGAACCTGCTGGAATGAAGCACAAAATTAACGTGATACCTTTATGTCCAGGTGCTAAAACTCACCCAGCTGTGTGATTGCTAAAAAATAACGCACCACGGCTGCAACGCAGGCCCACCAATCAATCGAACGAACCAAACCGGTAACATTCTGTATGTGATGCGAGACGAGCTCACCAGGTGATCTAACGCTTCCCAGCTTTGGCCAGGACTGTGGTTTGTGTTCAATACCGGTTGCTAGTATACCATTTCCGATTCGTGTTGCAACACAGCGCAATCTCGAGGAAGCGATCGACATACGGCTACTACACTAAGCGCTAATTACTACGATAAATAAACCATTAACGAAGCGCTGTAAGCCAAACATTTGTAAGCGATGGAAGATGATGATCAGATTTATCGGAACGAAAGCTTTTGTAAAATTAAATACGCAGAATGAGTGGCTACAATGTTGCATAGGCAAAGAGAACATATGATATAACTACTCAGATACTGATTAGAAGATACAAAGAAGTCGCAACTACGTCTTCGATCTAAAAACGTTTGATGTGATGTGGCATTTGATTCCCTTCCCGAATATCCCATAGTTCTGTGCGTGAATCTGATTTAGATAAGTGCATGTAAAACTCTGTAAGAACTTGTTATACCCGCGAACATTATTGGAGCAGAAGATAACTATACCCACATTAGACGCTTGCATAAGGTTGAAGCTATCTTTAAGAATGATAAAAATCTTCAAATAAATTATGATATATCTTAGTCGACTGGATGATTGCCATacagtaaaaataaataaatatttacaacAAATAAACTCTAAATGCACACCAGTTCCTAAGCCAAATCTAACAATCTGAGGGATAATTGTTAATTGTATTTTACTAGGTCGTAGTGccaagaaagagaagaaaatgcCACCGACGTAATCGAAAGACTCATTTTTTCGCAATTTACTTTCCAGtccaattattatttttccttaTTAGTGCAACAGTATTGTATATAGGTCTATCTTTACGATTAATTAGGTTAGCAATCTGTAACTACtttttcatgaataagcatCATCCATCCTCTAACATATCGGCTAAACGGCTTCTTCTGGGTCTGCAGTCCTTAGAGGGACGTAGGGAGGTAGCACAAGCATTCTTTGTAGCAAAGTTAATTGAAAGCGAAATTGATGTTCCCGAGCTGCTTCTTAAGATTAATTTGTACCTACAGAGGAGCTCATGATCCATTTACCTCAATGTGTAAAGCTTTCAATAAGTTCTGCTTTTTTGACTTCAATATTACCGTTGCCACGTTAAAATTTTCATGTCTGTATTCAAATATATAACAAGTTTTAATATAGCAAAGGCCCCTGCGCGCGCCACGCAATtatcttcaataaataaataaatcatactTAATCTGACAAGTGAGAACTGAACGGAAATGAGCTAAAATCATCCTTTTCATCTTATACGAATTACTGATACGATATAATCGCGTTACGTTATCTAACATTGAAACTACTCGTTAcactaaaattaaaaaaaaaatcagacaACTTAAACACAGTACCAACCACTCCAAACATCCCTTTCTCCCACAATGGCACAATATGCTTGTTTACAGCTCTTTATCTCGCTCTTTGTGTACAGTAAAtcgccagcaaaaaaaaaacaaacaacgaacgagctggaagcagcaaaaataTTTACTCATCAACCTGAACCACTTATTTTGCGATTCCGCTGCTGAACTGTTTATGTCGACCTTACCAGCACGTTCTccaaaatctcgtgtcacctCCATTTGCCACTTCCTGCTCTTCCTGCCTCGCCGCTCTCTGTCAGCAACGACCATTTACGGGAAATAGATGGCGCTAATCAGCACGGACCATCAGCCGTGTGTACACTACCGATCAGCAAATGCCGGTGAAAATAAGCTGCACAATGGGTAATGTACTCTGGAAGGCTACTCGGTTGGGTCGACGAAACGGACAACCCCACTGCAGGACGGAGGCCTTACGGTAGTAGTACGTGCTACTAGTTTATAGTTCATAGTAAATGTGTTTTCCTTTACCCGCTGTTATTTGCAGCTGGCTCCACCGAACGCAACAACATAGTATAGATAATTCGGTGCTAATTGGAGCATACGGTTTAATTTACACTATGTGCATTATATGCACCCCAGCTACGCTTCGGCAGGTGCGGGGTGTGTCAATAGGCCGATCGGTTCTATATATAAAAGAGAACCTGTCGTTCGTTTTCATATTCAAAATCCACCGGCTTGACATCAGTGCTGAAAGTGAACATTTTGCTTGAGCTAGTTCGTGATAAACTTTCCTGTTTgcgaaaatgaaaatagtGAGCAATCTGCTTAAGGCtctgtgtgctgtgctggCAATGCTGTTACTACTTCCCGTAGAAGTTTTACCATCTCCCGTGCCTCAAAATCCAATCCGAACCATCGATGCCATCGACCAAGGCCCGTTCCAAACCGGACATCGAATTCGGCAGCGAGGACATCACAGGAAGTTCTTCCCAGCACCGCCGGCTATTACTGGATAATAGTAACACCTTTGAGGCCAAATATAGTAACCAATAGGAGCCGGAACCATTTAGTATGTAGAGCCCTTATCGTAAGCGTTGCTGAAACATTCAACCAATAGTTTCGGCCCGAAACTCCACCTTTgggttgtgtgcgtgtctgcGAAATCGATTGAACCATGCTCGTCGTAAATTTGATTAGCACCAATCGCGAGTTTAGCGTAAATTTGATCGAGCACGAAGATCTATATAAACTGAATCATAGCTGTAGTATGCGGTACATTCATTCAAGTCACACGCTTACTAGCGGTCACAGCGTTGGCTCTGCTAAATCGCATTTCCGGTGTGCAACGCAATGCAGCTAAGAAGTGTCCTCGTTCTGCTGGTCCTGCTGTGTGCCCTGTTCGATGCCGTCGCTGGTCAGCGCTCGAACGGTTTCCCAACGTACGACGATCATCCCTCGCCATTTCGGTTTAACAGACCGATCGCTACGAGAAAACCACGGCGTAAGTTCTTCCCAGCACCGCCGGCCATCGTCGGATGAGCAAAATGGAGTTCAAGCGCTACCCATCGCCGAACGAAACAGTGCCTGCCAAAATGTGTgtacaaaaaccaaaccaagtGATCGTTATAGTATGGCTTCGATTAAGATAACTAACATAAGGATAGCAAAATGGAGGAATCGATCCGGAAGTTGGACATGAAGGTGCAATCAGTAGCTAGCAGCTTAATTGTGTACATAACCATGTAACGTGTTGAAGATGAAATGAGAGTGTATGAACAGCTCAAAATTGCCACTAAACATTGTCCATTTAACTGTACAACTATTTATACCATTGTTATTTAGTTAAGcatgttttgatttgtttttgttagataaaaaatataataaaccTTTTTTATGTGAAAATAGTTTATTTAATGTGTTTCCATGTTCCAAGTTTAAAACGACGTGCTGATACTAGTTGGCTAATAGTATTATCATAAAACGTGCATCCGAATTCCCTTTCAACCTTCTCACTAAATGCATAATTAATACTGAATTAATACATTGTAGCTATTGACATCCCGGTTACCTCTGTACAGTATCAACAAAGTGGATCTAAAGTACTATACGTCTATTTTATAGATAAACATGTTAACCAAAATGTTAcggtttgttttaattctttttgttcttcttggcgcaacaaccgttgtcaaGGTCTGCATGTCAAGTAGGTTTGGGtttcaatgacttattgaTGTTTCAGTGGCTATGGGCAGGGGCGGATTAAGCACTAAGCAAAGTAAGTGGCGGCGTAGCGCCCCGAGGTCTTTAGGGGCCTTGAATAAAGGGATCCACCCCCGCTCACAAGTAAATTAGCTTCTCACGCCTTCTCTAGTTTAGAATTCCTGTTACAATTTCTCGCTCAACACTTCAGAAAGAAAGGCCTACATTCGTCTGACCACTTAGGGCCTCTACTCGTATTAATTCGACACTGGCTATGggtagcaggataatcagccctacgtatgggggcacggtccattcggggcttgaacctatgacaggcatgtttgttttatcgatatctttattattattgaactGGGCACCTCCTCCGTGCAATATAAAAGCTTATTCACTCTTAACATCCTATCCTTTGGTTATATTCTCGGGCAACTCACTACATATTCAAAGTATGCATTTCAGTACTTAGCGTATTCATTTACAGATTTTAAGTTCAGAAGTATAGACAGCGTTCCCCCATATGCAGAACGGAATATCTTGCTATGATTGCACCAAAAAGCTGCTGATATGTGATGTGCTTTCTGgggcgcacccacgactccgatccgattcCGACTATTGTTGGCCCGATTCCGACTAGCGTAAAATGAGAACCACTTCTTCCGCCCGGAGTCAGagttagtgatgggtaaagttggcaaaaatccggagtcggctccgatccgactcagataatttcggaaccgactccggaagataGGTCCCCACAGCATTatccggaatcgtccagaaTCGCCCGGatttgtccggagtcgttgggaATCGGATTCATCCGGAATtttccggagtcattcggggTCGTGCGGATTCGGTTGGAGTCGACCTTCGAAACAATGGCCTGTTTGCGAAGTTCCCACacaaagtaaaagtaaaaaaaaacacaactaaATTAAATGCCTGGTCACAAGCAT
Proteins encoded:
- the LOC120955214 gene encoding cuticle protein CP14.6-like, which gives rise to MKFVVLLVAALVAATSAQIRPLPIPLRNPGVYGGPEASAVILNQVYEPNPDGSYVYSYETSNGIRADQRGFLKNPGTPGEAQVMQGSYSYTGPDGVVYTINYIADENGYRAEGAHIPSAPRYNPRYPGQYQ